A window of the Lactuca sativa cultivar Salinas chromosome 5, Lsat_Salinas_v11, whole genome shotgun sequence genome harbors these coding sequences:
- the LOC111897544 gene encoding E3 ubiquitin-protein ligase MBR2 codes for MDVDYSKQAVGGIAAPKKRSVTALKDTAGSQNGSPQFCNRIGCCGRLNHTKVAKNKCLEKPKASSSKPSLRSSSLKEVTGSSSKTCSSVTNVKKPPPESEKKKIERIPKDSSSLPKESGIQERKLKSRNTEVASSSSRVKKVYTQSGSSVMENSQNESNNGRRRRFFQGESSSSGKGKRVIGVSANEGRPVVSTSGISISDPKNSRNWTACRANSVSSVRTKRSLKMDPSKESIDLSSVNSADVVSDSSHVETLSSSEETSVTSSDHPVVRFVNQNGTRSYNIDGIADVLLALDRIEQNEELTYEQLLSLEANLFLGGLNLYDQHRDMRLDIDNMSYEELLALEEKMGTVSTALSEEELSKCIRKSVYESDEKMRHSLGAEDNKCSICQEEFVRGDEIGRLGCKHGYHNSCINQWLALKNWCPICKSSPKPSSSSSLL; via the exons ATGGATGTAGATTATAGTAAACAGGCTGTTGGTGGGATTGCTGCCCCAAAAAAGAGATCAGTGACTGCTTTGAAAGATACTGCTGGCTCTCAAAATGGAAGTCCTCAATTCTGCAACCGAATTGGTTGCTGTGGCAGACTTAACCACACTAAAGTTGCTAAAAACAAATGCCTAGAGAAGCCAAAAGCTTCAAGTTCAAAGCCTTCCCTCCGTTCATCTTCTCTCAAGGAAGTTACAGGAAGCTCATCAAAGACTTGTTCTTCAGTGACCAATGTGAAAAAACCTCCACCAGAATCCGAGaaaaagaagatagaaaggaTCCCTAAAGACTCAAGTAGTCTTCCAAAAgagtctggaattcaagaacgtAAGTTGAAATCTAGAAAcactgaagttgcatcatcaagcTCAAGGGTTAAGAAGGTTTACACTCAAAGTGGTTCCTCTGTGATGGAAAATAGTCAAAACGAGTCAAACAATGGCAGGAGGAGAAGATTCTTTCAAGGAGAAAGCAGTTCATCTGGTAAAGGGAAGAGAGTCATTGGGGTATCAGCAAATGAAGGACGCCCTGTTGTCTCTACTTCTGGAATTTCCATTTCTGACCCTAAAAACTCAAGAAACTGGACCGCTTGCAGAGCAAACAGTGTTTCATCAGTGAGGACAAAGAGGTCATTGAAGATGGACCCTTCAAAAGAGTCCATTGACTTATCATCAGTCAACTCTGCTGATGTGGTTTCTGATTCATCGCATGTTGAAACACTTTCATCTTCAGAAGAAACTTCTGTTACTTCTTCAGATCATCCTGTTGTCCGATTTGTGAATCAAAATGGAACACGAAGCTATAACATTGATGGGATTGCAGAT GTACTACTGGCACTTGATAGGATTGAACAAAACGAGGAGTTAACATATGAG CAATTACTCTCACTTGAAGCAAATTTATTCCTTGGTGGGCTTAACTTGTATGATCAACATAGGGACATGAGACTGGATATTGATAACATGTCATACgag GAACTACTAGCACTTGAAGAGAAAATGGGTACAGTGAGCACAGCATTATCTGAAGAGGAATTATCAAAATGCATTAGAAAAAGTGTGTACGAGTCTGATGAAAAAATGAGGCATAGTTTGGGTGCAGAGGACAACAAATGCAGTATTTGTCAG GAGGAGTTTGTGAGAGGAGATGAAATAGGAAGACTGGGATGCAAACATGGTTACCATAATTCATGTATAAACCAGTGGCTCGCATTAAAGAATTGGTGTCCAATTTGCAAATCTTCACCAAaaccttcttcatcttcttctcttTTATAA
- the LOC111897542 gene encoding GTP-binding protein OBGC, chloroplastic, protein MLKTSIETQKMASVSSLSLCFLSAHAQARSNKPRKQLAPKKPNPEKFNSITTPRPQSIFSLSGGQATTYTRLPPRDDDFSDSFAEIKLSDLAASMQKQKKPSSGSKDKTEDNAEIVSDEEDSGFDYGKFELYEVSSDDEIDGDEFEEDELIFENKGEDESGFEYKGEEDEGEGEGEEEDEREKEKGVPAVMRCFDRAKIYVRSGDGGNGVVAFRREKFVPFGGPSGGDGGRGGNVYMEVVSSMNSLLPFRNSIHFRAERGSHGQGSKMNGAKGEDVVVKVPPGTVVRAAGKDGAPGDFLLELLHPGDRALLLPGGRGGRGNASFKSGANKVPRIAENGEEGPEMWLELELKLVADIGIVGAPNAGKSTFLSVISAAQPNIANYPFTTLLPNLGVVSFDYDASIVVADLPGLLEGAHRGFGLGHEFLRHTERCSALVHIVDGSSPQPDYEFDAVRLEIEMFSPELAEKPFIVAYNKMDLPEAFEKWESFKEKLLSIGIEPFCISAINREGTRELINAAYELVRQGIEDSKDEIWRDPVEFSHVAEMVKKQRTAPIDEFEISHDSASDTWRIEGAGLQRFVQMTNWKYMDSDRRFQHVLEACRVNKTLIKRGVKEGDTVIIGEMEMIWHDSPTSSGPNRKVSTESVKWADWK, encoded by the exons ATGCTCAAAACATCGATTGAGACCCAGAAAATGGCGTCTGTCTCTTCCTTATCCTTATGCTTCCTTTCTGCTCATGCCCAAGCTCGCTCCAACAAACCTCGTAAACAGCTTGCCCCCAAAAAACCTAATCCCGAAAAGTTCAACAGCATTACTACCCCTCGTCCACAGTCTATTTTCTCCCTCTCAGGCGGCCAAGCCACCACCTACACTCGCCTACCTCCCAGAGACGATGACTTCTCCGATTCCTTTGCAGAGATCAAACTGTCCGATTTGGCAGCATCGATGCAAAAACAAAAGAAGCCTTCCTCCGGTAGTAAAGATAAGACAGAGGATAATGCAGAAATAGTTAGCGATGAAGAGGATTCAGGGTTTGATTATGGGAAATTTGAGTTATATGAGGTAAGTTCCGATGATGAAATTGACGGAGACGAGTTTGAGGAAGACGAATTAATATTTGAAAACAAAGGGGAAGATGAATCAGGATTTGAATACAAAGGGGAAGAAGACGAAGGAGAaggtgaaggagaagaagaagatgagagagagaaggagaaagGAGTGCCTGCAGTGATGAGATGTTTCGACAGGGCGAAAATCTACGTAAGGTCAGGAGACGGAGGTAACGGCGTGGTGGCGTTCCGCCGTGAGAAATTCGTGCCTTTCGGTGGGCCATCCGGTGGTGACGGCGGACGAGGAGGCAACGTCTACATGGAAGTCGTTAGCTCTATGAATTCTCTGTTACCCTTTAGGAATAGCATTCATTTTAGGGCCGAAAGAGGGAGTCACGGACAGGGGAGCAAGATGAATGGAGCAAAAGGAGAAGATGTCGTTGTGAAGGTACCACCTGGAACGGTGGTCAGAGCCGCCGGAAAAGATGGAGCTCCCGGAGATTTCTTGTTAGAGCTGTTACATCCAGGGGACAGGGCTTTATTGTTGCCTGGTGGAAGAGGTGGAAGAGGAAATGCTTCCTTCAAATCAGGAGCCAATAAAGTGCCTAGAATTGCAGAAAATGGTGAAGAAGGCCCTGAAAT GTGGTTGGAATTGGAGCTAAAATTGGTTGCTGATATAGGAATAGTGGGTGCTCCAAATGCAGGAAAAAGCACCTTTTTAAGTGTTATTAGTGCTGCACAACCAAACATTGCAAATTACCCCTTTACCACTCTTCTTCCTAATTTGGGTGTGGTTTCATTTGATTATGATGCTTCCATTGTTGTAGCAGATCTTCCAGGTTTACTAGAAGGGGCCCACAGAGGCTTTGGTTTAGGCCATGAGTTTCTTAGACATACCGAAAGATGTTCAGCTCTG GTACACATTGTTGATGGGTCATCTCCACAACCAGACTATGAATTTGATGCAGTTAGACTTGAGATAGAAATGTTCAGTCCAGAACTtgctgaaaaaccttttataGTTGCATACAACAAAATGGATCTTCCGGAAGCTTTTGAAAAGTGGGAATCATTCAAAGAGAAGCTTCTTTCAATTGGTATTGAACCTTTTTGCATTAGTGCAATCAACAGAGAAGGGACTCGAGAATTGATTAATGCTGCTTATGAGCTTGTAAGACAAGGAATTGAAGATTCAAAAGATGAAA TTTGGAGAGATCCTGTAGAATTCAGCCACGTGGCTGAAATGGTGAAGAAGCAGCGAACTGCTCCCATTGATGAATTTGAAATTTCTCATGATAGTGCTTCAGATACATGGCGTATTGAAGGTGCAGGATTGCAGCGATTTGTTCAAATGACAAATTGGAA ATACATGGATTCCGATAGAAGGTTCCAGCATGTTCTAGAAGCATGTCGTGTTAACAAGACTTTAATTAAACGTGGTGTGAAGGAAGGTGATACAGTCATCATTGGCGAG ATGGAGATGATATGGCATGATTCTCCAACAAGTTCTGGTCCAAACAGGAAGGTATCTACAGAATCTGTTAAATGGGCAGACTGGAAATGA